Below is a genomic region from Deltaproteobacteria bacterium.
TGCCGAAAGCGGCCACGACTTCTTCATTCAAGTGACCGATGCCCGCCCCGACACCGGCGGGTTGTCGGGGGCCACGCCCAACGAGGCCGTCAGCTGGGGCAAGGTCGATCCGCAGGCGCTGCCCGACGCGGTCGTCTGCTACCTCGATGCCACCGTCGCCCTGCCGATTCTGACCGCCTACGCGCTCGCCAATCATGAGCCGCGAACGCACAAGCGGCTCTACGATCAGCGCGAGGCCTTGTTGGCGGACCTGACGGCCGAATATCGCCGCGTCAGCAAACAACAGGAGAGCCGCTGATGGCGCGACCCGAGTTGAGTGTGGCGATCGCCGCGGCGCGGGCCGCCGGGGCCGTGATCCGCGAGATCTACGCCGCCCCCTTCGATGTTCGGCACAAAGGACATGACAACCCGGTGACCGAAGCCGATCTGCAGGCCAACGAGCGGATTCACGGCATCATCCACGCGGCCTTTCCCGACGACGGCTGGTTGTCCGAGGAAACCCGCGATCAGCCCGATCGTTTGGCGAAATCACGGGTGTGGATCATCGATCCGCTCGACGGCACCAAGGAATTCGTGCAACACATCCCCGAGTTCTGCGTCTGCGTAGCGCTGGTGGACGGGGGCGAGCCGATCGTCGGCGTCAGCTACGACCCGATTCACGACGAGGTCTTTGCCGCTGAACGTGGCGGCGGGCTGACGGTGAACGGCATCCCGGCGCGCGTGAGCAGCGAGTCCGCGCTCGACCGCGCCCGCGTGCTGGCCAGTCGCTCGGAGGACAAACGCGGCGAGTGGGAGGCCTATAAGCCGCACATGCAAGTCGCGCTCACCGGCAGTGTGGCCTTCAAACTGGCACTGGTAGCCGCGGGCCGCGCCGACGCCACTTTCAGCCTGACGCCGAAGAACGAATGGGACATTTGCGCCGGTACGCTGCTGGTCAGCGAAGGCGGCGGCCGCATGACCGACCGTGCCTGCCAGCCGCTGCGCTTCAATCAGCCCGACCCGCTGCGCCCGGGCTTGATCGCCAGCAACGGCCGGCTCCACGGCCCGCTGCAAGATCTGATCGCGCGCCTGTCGGCGTAAGCGGCCGAGCCGCGACTGCCGGCGCTAGCGGTGCGCAGCGGCAGCCATGCGCGCCAAGCCCGGCAGGTCGGAAATCAGCCCGTCCACCCCCAGCGCCAGCAACCGCTCCATCTCGGGGCGATCGTTGATGGTCCAGGCGTGGATCTCCAAGCCGAAGCGGTGCGCGGCGGCCACGCTCGGCGCACTGATCAGCTCGATATCGCCGAACTGCGGCGGGATCTGCAGCGCCCGGCCGGCGGGCCGATAGTCGGCGAAACCGGTACTCAGCCGGCCGACGAAATCGAGCACGTCGCCGGTCGAGAAGCTGGTGTCGATCTGCTCGCCCGCGGCCGCGCGGATGGCGGCCATGATCGCGTCGTGTTCGGCGGCCAGCAGCACGTCGGCGCCGCGCCCGGCCGCGAGGATCAGGCGCACGACCTCTTCGGCAATTGCCGGCTGCGCCTGCTTGACCTCGATGTTGCAGCGCGCCTTGGGAAAGCGCGCCAGCAGTTCCGCCAGCGTCGGTACGCGCACGCCCTGGCCGCGGTAGGGATAGTGTTTGCCGTCGAAGGTGAAGTGATAGCCGGCATCGAGGCCGGTCACTTCTGCCAGGGTGTAGGAGTTGACCGGCCCGGAGCCGTCGGTGGTGCGGTCGAGCGTCTCATCGTGCATCACCACGATGTGGCCGTCGCGGGTGCCGTGGACGTCGAGTTCGAGGTAGCCAGCGCCCAGTTCCAGCGCCAGTGCGAACGACGGCAGGGTGTTCTCCGGCGCCAAGCCGGCAGCGCCGCGGTGCCCAAACACCCGCGGGTGCGGGCCGCAAAAGTAGTTTGAGGTCACAAACGGTGCGCGGGCTATTGGGTGATCGAGACCACGCCCGGCCGGCGCGTCGGTGGCAGCGCGGCCAACAGCGTCGGCTCCACCGGTACCGCACTCGGCGGCCGCGGCACGCCCGCGAGCCGGGTCAACAGCCCCTGCTTCGCCAACTGAAAGCGCTGCGGATCAGCGATCAGCCGCCGCAGCGACACCCGCGCCGTCAGCGGATTGAGGTACTGCCCGTTACGATAAAGCGCGAAGTGCAAGTGCGGGCCGGTGGTCAAGCCGGTCTGCCCGACCCAACCGATCACTTGCCCCTGCCTGACGGCCGTTCCCGCGCGCAAGTCGCGGGCGATGCCGCGCAGGTGCGAGTACGTCGTCGACAGCCCCTCGCCGTGGCGCACGGCGATCTGGTTGCCGTAGTCGCCGTTGCGCCCGGCGGCGATCACCACGCCGTCGCCGGCGGCGCGCACCGGCGTGCCTACAGGCGCGGCGAAGTCGACG
It encodes:
- a CDS encoding 3'(2'),5'-bisphosphate nucleotidase CysQ, coding for MARPELSVAIAAARAAGAVIREIYAAPFDVRHKGHDNPVTEADLQANERIHGIIHAAFPDDGWLSEETRDQPDRLAKSRVWIIDPLDGTKEFVQHIPEFCVCVALVDGGEPIVGVSYDPIHDEVFAAERGGGLTVNGIPARVSSESALDRARVLASRSEDKRGEWEAYKPHMQVALTGSVAFKLALVAAGRADATFSLTPKNEWDICAGTLLVSEGGGRMTDRACQPLRFNQPDPLRPGLIASNGRLHGPLQDLIARLSA
- a CDS encoding glycerophosphodiester phosphodiesterase, which produces MTSNYFCGPHPRVFGHRGAAGLAPENTLPSFALALELGAGYLELDVHGTRDGHIVVMHDETLDRTTDGSGPVNSYTLAEVTGLDAGYHFTFDGKHYPYRGQGVRVPTLAELLARFPKARCNIEVKQAQPAIAEEVVRLILAAGRGADVLLAAEHDAIMAAIRAAAGEQIDTSFSTGDVLDFVGRLSTGFADYRPAGRALQIPPQFGDIELISAPSVAAAHRFGLEIHAWTINDRPEMERLLALGVDGLISDLPGLARMAAAAHR